In Gemmatimonadota bacterium, the following are encoded in one genomic region:
- the cheB gene encoding chemotaxis-specific protein-glutamate methyltransferase CheB, producing MSSRRRTVLVVDDSPFIRQVVRDLVSSSGDFEVVGEAGDGHAALEQVHALAPDLVTLDVQMPGLDGLATLGYLMSEAPRPVVMLSSLTDGGDTTMRALELGAVDFVRKPGLGDTLDLATLQERLLGALRTAAGAHYQSVPVLARTRPRSRPTPALPGLAPTHVVVVAASTGGPRALAEIVPALATTSAAVVIAQHMPPGFTESLARRLDALAAIPVCEASDGQGLEAGRVYVAPGGLHTTIEASAGALRLAVRAGRPVHGVAPAADPLFLTAAQAFGARVVAVVLTGMGQDGARGARAVREAGGFVVVQDERTSIVFGMPQAALVSAGADIVAPLGDIAVAIAAGLHARGCDVRGPERLARRDGCCGWRRRHARTRAEGGA from the coding sequence GTGTCCTCTAGGCGGCGCACCGTCCTCGTCGTCGACGACTCGCCGTTCATCCGGCAGGTCGTGCGCGACCTCGTGTCCTCGTCAGGCGACTTCGAGGTCGTCGGCGAGGCCGGCGATGGGCACGCCGCCCTCGAGCAGGTGCATGCGCTGGCCCCCGACCTCGTCACGCTCGACGTGCAGATGCCGGGGCTCGACGGCCTCGCCACGTTAGGCTACCTGATGAGCGAGGCGCCGCGCCCCGTGGTCATGCTCTCGTCGCTGACAGACGGCGGCGATACCACCATGCGCGCGCTCGAACTCGGCGCCGTCGATTTCGTGCGCAAGCCGGGCCTGGGCGACACGCTCGACCTGGCCACGTTGCAGGAGCGATTGCTCGGTGCGCTGCGAACCGCCGCGGGGGCGCACTATCAGTCGGTCCCCGTGCTCGCGCGAACGCGTCCGCGCTCGCGCCCCACACCCGCGCTCCCAGGACTCGCCCCGACGCACGTGGTGGTCGTGGCGGCATCGACGGGGGGGCCACGCGCCCTGGCCGAGATTGTCCCCGCGCTCGCCACCACATCGGCAGCGGTGGTCATCGCGCAGCACATGCCTCCCGGTTTCACGGAGAGCCTCGCGCGGCGACTCGACGCACTCGCCGCCATCCCCGTGTGCGAGGCCAGCGACGGGCAGGGGCTTGAGGCGGGGCGCGTCTACGTGGCACCTGGCGGGCTGCACACCACGATCGAAGCATCGGCCGGCGCCTTGCGGCTGGCGGTGCGGGCCGGACGCCCGGTCCACGGTGTGGCCCCGGCCGCCGATCCGCTCTTCCTCACCGCGGCGCAGGCCTTCGGGGCGCGTGTCGTGGCGGTGGTCCTGACCGGGATGGGGCAGGATGGGGCGCGCGGGGCGCGCGCCGTGCGGGAGGCCGGTGGCTTCGTGGTCGTGCAGGATGAGCGAACGTCAATCGTGTTCGGCATGCCGCAGGCCGCCCTCGTCAGCGCGGGGGCCGACATCGTGGCGCCACTCGGCGACATCGCCGTCGCGATCGCCGCCGGCTTGCACGCGCGCGGCTGTGACGTCCGGGGCCCGGAACGTCTTGCGCGCCGCGACGGGTGTTGCGGTTGGCGCCGGCGCCACGCGCGAACGCGAGCGGAGGGCGGCGCGTGA
- a CDS encoding chemotaxis protein CheW: protein MPSTAPTTPHAELPTLAEPNGSGAMLRFRERVRARTGTAELLAFRLGRERFAFDVRALDEALESPAVGPVPVGGASILAGLLRHGERSIPVFDTGRVLGVPGAPGAHVLVMRSGSRRIGLLVDEVDDVITLDLGAIKLPPFDAGDDLLLGVTWGADDLTAILDARALITLCQQRAPETGA from the coding sequence ATGCCGTCCACCGCGCCCACCACGCCGCACGCCGAGTTGCCGACGCTGGCCGAGCCGAACGGCTCCGGCGCGATGCTGCGCTTTCGCGAGCGCGTCCGGGCCCGCACCGGGACGGCGGAGTTGCTCGCCTTTCGCCTGGGGCGCGAACGATTTGCGTTCGATGTGCGTGCGCTCGACGAGGCGCTCGAATCGCCCGCGGTTGGCCCCGTCCCAGTGGGCGGTGCGTCGATCCTCGCGGGGCTCCTGCGCCACGGCGAGCGTTCGATCCCGGTCTTCGATACCGGGCGAGTACTCGGCGTCCCCGGCGCGCCCGGGGCGCACGTGCTCGTCATGCGCAGCGGCTCGCGCCGCATCGGCCTCCTCGTCGACGAGGTCGACGACGTGATCACGCTCGACCTTGGGGCCATCAAGCTGCCGCCGTTCGACGCGGGTGACGACCTCCTGCTCGGCGTGACGTGGGGGGCGGACGATCTCACCGCGATCCTCGACGCGCGCGCCCTCATCACGCTGTGCCAGCAGCGCGCGCCGGAGACGGGCGCATGA
- a CDS encoding chemotaxis protein CheW → MTPRAPAIRLVTFGIGDAWYAAEIAYVERVLRHEGVHPVPNMPPWMEGVLEHQGRIVPVIDLRRRFGLVEGDGRAPTSGGGRLLLLSLGADVVAAAVDRVVDVRAVAEGEIASPPRLVRGVAGEFLKGMVRRDDVMVLVLDIPRLLSPDEHLALDGCVPPPAAAVVAAAGSLDDA, encoded by the coding sequence ATGACCCCGCGCGCCCCCGCCATTCGGCTCGTGACGTTCGGCATCGGCGATGCGTGGTACGCGGCGGAGATCGCGTATGTCGAGCGCGTGCTGCGACACGAGGGGGTGCATCCCGTTCCCAACATGCCCCCCTGGATGGAAGGTGTGCTCGAGCACCAGGGGCGCATCGTCCCGGTGATCGACCTGCGCCGGCGGTTCGGACTCGTCGAGGGCGACGGGCGCGCGCCGACGAGCGGGGGGGGACGCCTGCTGTTGTTGTCGTTAGGTGCCGACGTCGTGGCGGCGGCGGTGGACCGGGTGGTGGATGTGCGGGCCGTCGCCGAGGGGGAGATCGCGTCCCCGCCGCGCCTCGTGCGCGGTGTGGCCGGCGAGTTCCTCAAGGGGATGGTGCGCCGTGACGACGTGATGGTGCTCGTCCTCGATATCCCTCGCCTGCTGTCGCCCGACGAGCACCTGGCGCTCGACGGCTGCGTGCCTCCACCCGCCGCCGCGGTCGTTGCCGCTGCCGGATCCCTCGACGATGCCTGA
- a CDS encoding tetratricopeptide repeat protein, translating into MPDATIATLRDQFHELRTALTAPDAPARRDALKGEIIALYRAIEREMGDLAMLKDEVKGLVQHWKTLEESHAEATTSVAPAPDPTPAAAVASAPEPPAGEGPTRADHLNASTYLEKGWSLMSLGDHAGAEAALTRALELAPNDPHGESLLGWAQMLQDKYDDALLNFQKVLMRQPQNSLARINVGYICLKKKIFGEAIEHLSKAIRLDNDRKATLYAHYYLGLLYLEREMYEDAQNFLRKAIALGPNLIEAYYELGRAIFFAGDRDGALGAWRDGARANKFSPWGKRCAELQQHVEGGGAPPRSS; encoded by the coding sequence ATGCCTGACGCAACGATCGCCACGCTGCGCGACCAGTTCCACGAACTGCGCACCGCCCTCACCGCCCCCGACGCCCCCGCGCGTCGCGACGCGCTGAAGGGCGAGATCATCGCGCTGTACCGGGCCATCGAGCGCGAGATGGGCGACCTGGCCATGCTCAAGGACGAGGTGAAGGGGCTCGTCCAGCACTGGAAGACGCTCGAGGAGTCGCACGCCGAGGCCACCACGTCGGTCGCGCCGGCCCCCGACCCGACCCCCGCGGCAGCCGTCGCGAGCGCCCCCGAACCCCCCGCGGGCGAGGGGCCCACGCGCGCCGACCACCTCAACGCCTCCACCTACCTCGAGAAGGGGTGGAGCCTGATGTCGTTAGGCGATCATGCCGGCGCCGAAGCGGCGCTCACGCGTGCGCTCGAACTCGCCCCCAACGATCCGCACGGCGAGTCGCTGCTGGGGTGGGCACAGATGCTCCAGGACAAGTACGACGATGCGCTCCTGAACTTCCAGAAGGTGCTCATGCGCCAGCCGCAGAATTCGCTGGCGCGCATCAACGTCGGCTACATCTGCCTCAAGAAGAAGATCTTCGGCGAGGCGATCGAGCACCTGTCGAAGGCCATTCGCCTCGACAACGACCGCAAGGCCACGCTGTACGCCCACTACTACCTGGGGCTCCTCTACCTCGAGCGCGAGATGTACGAGGATGCGCAGAACTTCCTGCGCAAGGCCATCGCCCTCGGCCCCAACCTCATCGAGGCGTACTACGAACTCGGACGCGCGATCTTCTTCGCCGGTGACCGAGACGGGGCCCTGGGCGCGTGGCGCGACGGCGCGCGCGCGAACAAGTTCAGTCCATGGGGGAAGCGCTGCGCGGAACTCCAGCAGCACGTCGAGGGAGGGGGGGCGCCACCGCGCTCCTCCTAG
- the rsmH gene encoding 16S rRNA (cytosine(1402)-N(4))-methyltransferase RsmH: MTRPSIGRMTWESAYHAPVLAREVAELLGNAQHVLDGTLGGGGHALALLERGTRVTGIDRDPEAVREARVRLAPFIASGSFDLHQANYADLDAIPELADVRFDGILLDLGVSSHQLDDERRGFTFRPGAILDMRMGEDATSTAAEFLNTAPEGELAWVFREYGDERRAPRLAREVVRRRGTRPFETSDDFVGAIRGALGPTSGAPDFARLFQAVRIAINHELSGLERALPMLRDHLAPGGVLAVIAYHSGEDRLVKHAFREWSAACTCPPRQPMCTCRGTALGTLLTRRAVTAAEDELAGNPRARSARLRAWQSAA, encoded by the coding sequence ATGACGCGTCCTTCTATCGGCCGCATGACCTGGGAGAGCGCCTACCATGCGCCGGTCCTCGCGCGCGAGGTGGCTGAGTTGTTAGGCAACGCGCAGCACGTCCTCGACGGCACGCTGGGGGGTGGCGGCCACGCGTTGGCGCTGCTCGAGCGTGGCACGCGAGTGACCGGCATCGATCGCGATCCGGAGGCGGTGCGGGAAGCGCGAGTTCGACTCGCCCCCTTCATCGCCAGCGGGAGCTTCGACCTGCATCAGGCGAACTACGCCGACCTCGACGCCATTCCCGAGCTCGCCGACGTTCGTTTCGACGGGATCCTTCTCGACCTCGGCGTCTCCTCGCACCAACTCGACGACGAGCGGCGTGGCTTCACCTTTCGCCCCGGCGCCATCCTCGACATGCGCATGGGGGAGGACGCCACGTCCACGGCCGCGGAGTTCCTCAACACGGCTCCCGAAGGGGAGCTCGCCTGGGTCTTTCGCGAGTACGGCGACGAGCGCCGCGCGCCGCGCCTGGCGCGCGAAGTGGTGCGTCGTCGCGGCACGCGCCCGTTCGAGACGAGCGACGACTTCGTGGGGGCCATTCGCGGCGCGCTCGGTCCCACGTCGGGGGCCCCGGACTTCGCGCGGCTCTTCCAGGCCGTGCGCATCGCGATCAACCACGAGCTGTCCGGGCTGGAGCGCGCGCTCCCCATGCTGCGCGACCACCTTGCGCCTGGCGGCGTCCTCGCGGTCATCGCCTATCACTCGGGCGAGGACCGGCTGGTCAAGCATGCCTTTCGCGAGTGGAGCGCCGCGTGCACCTGCCCGCCGCGCCAGCCCATGTGCACCTGCCGGGGGACGGCGTTAGGCACGCTCCTCACCCGCCGCGCCGTCACGGCGGCGGAGGACGAACTCGCCGGCAACCCGCGCGCGCGCAGCGCACGGCTTCGGGCATGGCAAAGCGCCGCGTAG
- a CDS encoding UDP-N-acetylmuramoyl-L-alanyl-D-glutamate--2,6-diaminopimelate ligase, whose product MTATIALDGIVRALREGGELADIIGELPGQVTSVTDDSRAVTAGTLFVAVRGSARDGHDFLAAAEAAGATAAIVEDAGRTTVPRIVVRDARRAAAIAAAAAHGFPGQSLSIVGVTGTSGKTTTVSMLRHLLDTPEAPAASIGTLGVLLGSAGEPLAGGSGLTTPGPIEFQRVLRELVDAGVRRVAMEVSSHALDQRRVEGVAFDAAVFTNLSRDHLDYHGTAEAYFDAKARLVAHIAPGGAAVVNDDVDTWRALPAAPRRVRFGIASARAEVRAVDVTFSPDGSSWTLVTPDGRAPVALPLIGDFNVSNALGAAAAAWALALPVATIAERLSTLPQVPGRLERVLDVPAVLRDYAHKPDALERALAAVRPFTPHRLIVVAGCGGDRDRGKRPIMGEIAERLADLVILTSDNPRTEDPERILDEIEAGMTRPHERIEDRRMAIARALEVAGPGDVVVLAGKGHEAYQIRGTTYHPFDEKAIVRELAARTRDVAP is encoded by the coding sequence GTGACCGCGACGATCGCGCTCGACGGCATCGTGCGTGCGCTGCGCGAAGGTGGGGAGCTCGCCGACATCATCGGCGAGCTGCCCGGGCAGGTGACGTCGGTGACCGACGACTCGCGCGCCGTGACGGCCGGGACGCTGTTCGTGGCCGTGCGCGGGAGCGCCCGTGACGGGCACGACTTCCTCGCCGCCGCCGAAGCCGCCGGAGCGACCGCCGCGATCGTGGAGGACGCGGGGCGGACCACGGTCCCGAGAATCGTCGTTCGCGATGCGCGCCGTGCGGCGGCGATTGCCGCGGCGGCCGCCCACGGCTTTCCCGGACAGTCGCTCTCGATCGTTGGTGTCACCGGGACCAGCGGCAAGACGACGACCGTGTCCATGCTGCGCCACCTGCTCGATACGCCGGAGGCGCCGGCGGCCTCCATCGGGACGCTCGGCGTCCTGCTGGGCAGCGCGGGCGAGCCCCTCGCCGGGGGGAGCGGGCTCACGACACCCGGGCCGATCGAGTTTCAGCGCGTGCTACGCGAGCTGGTGGACGCCGGCGTGCGGCGCGTGGCCATGGAGGTGTCGTCCCATGCGCTCGATCAACGGCGCGTGGAGGGCGTCGCCTTCGACGCCGCCGTCTTCACCAACCTGTCGCGAGACCACCTCGACTATCACGGCACGGCCGAGGCGTACTTCGACGCCAAGGCGCGCCTCGTCGCCCACATTGCGCCTGGCGGTGCCGCGGTGGTCAACGACGACGTCGACACGTGGCGCGCCTTGCCGGCGGCGCCGCGTCGCGTCCGATTCGGGATCGCCAGCGCGCGGGCCGAGGTGCGGGCAGTGGACGTGACATTCTCGCCGGATGGAAGTTCGTGGACACTGGTGACCCCGGACGGCCGCGCTCCGGTGGCGCTGCCGCTCATCGGCGACTTCAACGTCTCCAACGCGTTAGGCGCTGCGGCGGCCGCGTGGGCGCTCGCGCTGCCGGTGGCGACCATTGCGGAACGCCTCTCGACGCTGCCGCAGGTGCCGGGCCGCCTCGAGCGCGTGCTCGACGTCCCGGCCGTGCTTCGCGACTACGCGCACAAGCCGGACGCCCTCGAACGGGCGCTAGCGGCGGTGCGACCGTTCACGCCGCACCGGCTCATCGTGGTCGCCGGCTGCGGCGGTGACCGCGATCGCGGCAAGCGCCCGATCATGGGCGAGATCGCGGAGCGCCTGGCCGACCTGGTGATCCTCACCAGCGACAACCCGCGCACCGAGGATCCCGAACGCATCCTCGATGAGATCGAGGCCGGCATGACGCGACCGCACGAACGCATCGAGGACCGACGCATGGCGATCGCGCGCGCCCTCGAGGTCGCGGGGCCGGGCGATGTCGTCGTCCTCGCCGGCAAGGGACACGAGGCATACCAGATTCGCGGGACCACGTATCACCCGTTCGACGAGAAGGCGATCGTGCGCGAGCTGGCGGCACGAACCCGGGACGTGGCGCCATGA
- the murF gene encoding UDP-N-acetylmuramoyl-tripeptide--D-alanyl-D-alanine ligase: MSFWTLDRLTQALTDDLEGSRPEGRVPLGRVITDTRQVVAGDVFVALIGERFDAHDFLAEAVGRGAKAVVVSDARRACDLAVPVFVVGDTTRALGSLGRYRRRAWGGPVVAVAGSNGKTSTKELIAAALSSAFDVHATRGNLNNHVGVPLTLLAIPDEAGIAVIEVGTNHPGEVATLRALVEPDIAVVTSIGEEHLEGLGDLAGVLREECAIFDGVPTAIAPAAQPEVGREARTRAHRVVEAGTDAGDVRADRWGVRDDGRGWATLGEVTVQLPVLGAHNVRNAMLALAVAMECGVDVGAAAQAIGAMPQLSMRSTLDTLGDLLLLNDAYNANPASAREALVTLDAIGGERPRVAVLGSMLELGAQGPALHDEIAARALASKAMLIAGIGEFVSALERVAAGDPRVLLAPDAEALWPLLAARLPSNAVILLKGSRGTRLERLVPHLRRFAGLPASEPDATHH, from the coding sequence ATGAGCTTCTGGACGCTGGACCGCCTCACGCAGGCGCTCACGGATGATCTCGAGGGATCGCGTCCCGAGGGACGCGTCCCGCTGGGACGGGTGATCACTGACACGCGACAGGTCGTGGCGGGTGATGTCTTCGTCGCGCTGATCGGCGAACGATTCGACGCGCACGATTTCCTGGCCGAGGCGGTAGGACGCGGCGCGAAGGCTGTGGTCGTCTCCGACGCGCGGCGTGCCTGCGACCTGGCGGTCCCGGTCTTCGTGGTGGGGGATACCACGCGCGCCCTTGGTTCGTTAGGCCGCTACCGGCGCCGTGCGTGGGGCGGGCCGGTCGTCGCCGTCGCCGGCTCCAACGGCAAGACGAGCACCAAGGAGCTCATCGCCGCCGCCCTGTCGAGCGCCTTCGACGTCCACGCCACGCGCGGCAACCTGAATAACCACGTCGGCGTTCCGCTGACGCTGCTCGCCATTCCCGATGAGGCGGGGATTGCGGTCATCGAGGTCGGGACCAATCACCCGGGCGAGGTCGCAACGCTGCGAGCGCTGGTCGAACCGGACATCGCCGTCGTCACCTCCATTGGCGAGGAACACCTCGAGGGACTCGGCGACCTGGCCGGGGTCCTGCGCGAGGAGTGCGCCATTTTCGACGGGGTCCCGACGGCCATCGCCCCCGCGGCGCAGCCCGAGGTCGGGCGTGAGGCGCGCACGCGTGCCCATCGGGTGGTCGAGGCCGGGACCGACGCGGGGGATGTGCGAGCCGATCGCTGGGGCGTGCGGGACGACGGGCGCGGGTGGGCGACGTTAGGCGAGGTGACGGTGCAGCTCCCGGTGCTGGGGGCGCACAACGTCCGCAACGCGATGCTCGCCCTGGCGGTCGCCATGGAATGTGGCGTCGACGTGGGGGCGGCGGCGCAGGCCATCGGTGCCATGCCGCAGCTCAGCATGCGCAGCACGCTCGACACGCTTGGCGACCTGCTGCTGCTCAACGACGCGTACAACGCCAATCCGGCGTCGGCGCGTGAGGCACTCGTGACGCTCGACGCCATCGGCGGCGAGCGCCCGCGTGTCGCGGTGCTCGGCTCGATGCTCGAGCTGGGCGCGCAGGGGCCGGCGCTGCATGACGAGATCGCCGCGCGAGCGCTGGCGTCGAAGGCGATGCTGATTGCTGGCATCGGCGAGTTTGTCAGTGCCTTGGAACGGGTCGCCGCCGGCGATCCCCGCGTCCTCCTGGCCCCCGACGCCGAGGCGCTCTGGCCGCTCCTGGCCGCGCGCCTCCCGTCCAACGCCGTCATCCTGCTCAAGGGCTCCCGCGGCACACGCCTCGAGCGCCTGGTGCCACACCTGCGCCGCTTTGCCGGTCTCCCGGCGTCGGAGCCGGACGCAACGCACCACTAG
- a CDS encoding phospho-N-acetylmuramoyl-pentapeptide-transferase, giving the protein MLHLLLSRFIPDFPPLRLINYISVRAAAAAVTALLLSFLIGPAIVRRLRAMRVRQVIRAGTPDTHQSKGETPTMGGLIILACSIIPTLLWTRLDNRYVLLALLVTVWMGGIGFLDDYLKLKQKREGKKNEGLVERYKLAGQISIGLIFGFILWKYPVSTLPGASTTMPFVKYVLIVPAAAGLAWLYVPFTTFILTGVSNSVNLTDGLDGLAAGLSAIAIVTFALFAYVMGRVDASAYLQLFYLRGAGELTVYCMALTGACIGFLWYNAHPAQVFMGDTGSLALGGAIGAIAILLKSEFLLLFIGGVFAMETMSVIIQRVAFKIRKRRHGLEYAQKHRVFLRAPLHHHFELKGWKETQVVVRFWILGILCAFVALTTLKLR; this is encoded by the coding sequence GTGCTGCACCTCCTCCTCAGTCGCTTCATCCCGGATTTTCCGCCGCTCCGGCTGATCAACTACATATCGGTGCGCGCCGCAGCTGCGGCGGTCACCGCGCTCCTCCTGTCGTTCCTCATTGGCCCGGCGATCGTGCGCCGGCTGCGCGCGATGCGCGTACGGCAGGTGATCCGGGCCGGGACGCCGGACACGCACCAGTCCAAGGGGGAGACGCCGACGATGGGAGGACTCATCATCCTCGCCTGCTCGATCATCCCCACGTTGCTCTGGACGCGGCTCGACAATCGGTATGTCCTCCTGGCGCTGCTCGTGACGGTGTGGATGGGCGGGATCGGCTTCCTCGACGATTACCTCAAGCTCAAGCAGAAGCGGGAAGGGAAGAAGAACGAGGGGCTGGTCGAGCGATACAAGCTGGCGGGACAGATCTCGATCGGGCTCATCTTCGGCTTCATCCTCTGGAAGTACCCGGTGTCGACGCTCCCCGGGGCATCGACGACGATGCCGTTCGTGAAGTACGTGCTCATCGTCCCGGCAGCGGCCGGGTTGGCGTGGCTCTACGTGCCGTTCACCACGTTCATCCTCACCGGGGTGAGCAATTCGGTGAACCTCACCGATGGGCTGGACGGGCTCGCGGCCGGGCTCTCGGCCATCGCGATCGTCACGTTCGCGCTCTTTGCCTACGTGATGGGGCGCGTCGACGCGAGTGCGTACTTGCAGCTGTTCTACCTGCGCGGCGCCGGGGAGCTCACCGTGTACTGCATGGCGCTCACCGGGGCGTGCATCGGCTTTCTCTGGTACAACGCGCACCCGGCACAGGTCTTCATGGGAGACACGGGGTCGCTCGCGCTGGGCGGTGCGATCGGGGCGATCGCCATCCTGCTCAAGAGCGAGTTCCTCCTGCTCTTCATCGGCGGCGTCTTCGCGATGGAGACGATGTCGGTGATCATCCAGCGCGTCGCATTCAAGATCCGCAAGCGTCGACACGGGCTGGAGTACGCGCAGAAACACCGCGTCTTCCTGCGTGCCCCGTTGCACCACCACTTCGAGCTGAAGGGGTGGAAGGAGACGCAGGTGGTGGTGCGATTCTGGATCCTCGGGATTCTGTGCGCCTTCGTGGCCCTCACGACCCTCAAATTGCGATGA
- the murD gene encoding UDP-N-acetylmuramoyl-L-alanine--D-glutamate ligase, protein MTTPYDWSRGEIAVVGLGRSGTSATMLLRRLGAKVYASDAGNGAAVSAQRETLQSLGAEVELGGHDLARIARASLVVVSPGVPPGAPPLVSARAAGVAVISEVELALAVLPGLRYIAVTGTNGKTTVTALIAHLLRSVGVEAESAGNIGTPLSELALRRTLPAWVALELSSFQLHDTPSIAPRVGVLTNLAPDHLDRYESVDAYYADKALLFRHATDASQWIVNADDAAVMAMVRDVPGTTFRFSASGRLCDAFLGGKGKRHLIVHDEMLMTREELPLLGAHNVGNALASVLAVLTADPAHESLDDLARLAAGLRSFRAPAHRLEPVVEQHGVLWIDDSKATNVASAKVAIESMTRPTILLLGGRHKGEPYTALLDGIAAHCRIVLAFGEAAPIIESDLAGRAAVQRIEGTFADVMRRAHELARPGDAVLLAPACSSYDMFANYEERGRAFAAAAKGDG, encoded by the coding sequence ATGACCACTCCTTACGACTGGAGCCGCGGCGAGATCGCCGTGGTGGGGCTCGGACGCAGCGGGACGTCGGCAACGATGCTGCTGCGTCGTCTCGGTGCGAAGGTCTACGCCTCCGACGCGGGGAACGGCGCGGCCGTGTCCGCGCAGCGCGAGACACTCCAGTCGCTGGGCGCCGAGGTGGAGCTCGGCGGGCACGACCTGGCGCGTATCGCGCGTGCGTCGCTCGTCGTGGTGAGCCCGGGCGTGCCGCCCGGCGCGCCGCCGCTCGTGTCGGCCCGCGCCGCGGGAGTGGCAGTGATCAGCGAGGTCGAGCTCGCCCTCGCGGTACTCCCGGGGCTGCGCTACATCGCCGTGACCGGGACGAACGGCAAGACCACCGTGACGGCGCTCATCGCTCACCTGCTGCGCAGCGTTGGAGTGGAGGCCGAATCGGCGGGGAACATCGGGACGCCGCTGAGCGAGCTGGCGCTGCGCCGGACGCTCCCCGCCTGGGTGGCGCTCGAACTGTCCTCGTTCCAGTTGCACGACACGCCGTCGATTGCGCCGCGGGTCGGGGTGCTCACCAACCTGGCCCCCGACCACCTCGATCGCTACGAGAGCGTCGACGCGTACTATGCCGACAAGGCGCTCCTCTTCCGGCATGCCACCGACGCGTCGCAGTGGATCGTCAACGCGGATGATGCGGCGGTCATGGCGATGGTGCGCGACGTCCCCGGAACGACCTTCCGTTTCTCGGCGTCGGGTCGACTGTGCGATGCCTTTCTCGGAGGGAAGGGCAAGCGCCACCTCATCGTGCACGACGAGATGCTGATGACGCGCGAGGAACTCCCGCTGCTGGGCGCGCACAACGTGGGGAACGCGCTCGCGTCGGTGCTGGCGGTGCTGACTGCCGACCCCGCGCATGAGAGCCTCGATGACCTCGCGCGCCTGGCCGCCGGGCTTCGTTCGTTCCGCGCCCCCGCCCATCGCCTCGAGCCGGTGGTCGAGCAGCACGGCGTCCTGTGGATCGACGACTCCAAGGCGACCAACGTCGCCTCGGCCAAGGTCGCCATCGAGAGCATGACCCGTCCGACCATCCTCCTGCTGGGCGGGCGGCACAAGGGTGAGCCGTATACCGCGCTGCTCGACGGCATTGCAGCGCACTGTCGCATTGTCCTCGCGTTCGGTGAGGCCGCACCGATCATCGAGAGTGACCTGGCGGGGCGCGCCGCGGTGCAGCGCATCGAGGGGACGTTCGCCGACGTGATGCGCCGAGCGCATGAACTCGCGCGACCTGGCGACGCCGTGCTCCTCGCGCCGGCTTGCTCGAGCTACGACATGTTCGCCAACTACGAAGAGCGAGGCCGGGCCTTTGCCGCCGCGGCCAAGGGAGACGGATGA
- a CDS encoding cell division protein FtsW: MRERWSMGPEARALVLVTAVLTAFGLATLYSASAFVAMQADHDSTYYFLKQLAGVGVGLVFFAIAAKFDADRLEKLAWPLMFVTIALMLITVLPFTKAIAPSVNGSRRFILGASVQPSELGKLAVVLWTAMLVLKKGDQMRRLTKGLLPFLVIVGVLDLLAFFQPDLSVAMMFTLLMGIILFAAEVRIGHFILLGILAAPLLWHEIEKRQYAMSRLLSFMGSGDAPEAINFQLRQSLIAVGSGGLLGKGFSEGLQQYGWVPFGYNDFIASNIGEEWGFIGITFITLVFALYTWLGFRIARQARSRFLQLVAIGLTCTTAITAYLHIGVVIGLLPTTGLTLPFVSFGRSNLVLSFVLTGILVNIGSARERLYGAAATDPA; this comes from the coding sequence ATGCGCGAACGCTGGTCGATGGGCCCCGAGGCACGGGCGCTCGTCCTGGTCACCGCCGTCCTCACCGCGTTCGGCCTGGCGACGCTGTACAGCGCGAGCGCCTTCGTGGCGATGCAGGCCGATCACGACTCGACGTACTACTTCCTCAAGCAGCTGGCGGGGGTTGGGGTCGGACTCGTCTTCTTCGCGATCGCCGCCAAGTTCGACGCCGATCGCCTCGAGAAGCTGGCGTGGCCACTGATGTTCGTCACGATCGCCTTGATGCTCATCACCGTCCTCCCGTTCACCAAGGCGATTGCCCCGTCGGTCAATGGATCGCGCCGCTTCATCCTCGGGGCGTCGGTGCAGCCGTCGGAGCTGGGGAAGCTCGCCGTCGTCCTGTGGACCGCGATGCTGGTGCTCAAGAAGGGGGACCAGATGCGCCGCCTGACCAAGGGGCTCCTCCCGTTCCTCGTCATCGTGGGCGTGCTCGACCTGCTCGCCTTCTTCCAGCCGGACCTCTCGGTGGCGATGATGTTCACCCTGCTCATGGGGATCATCCTCTTTGCCGCCGAGGTGCGCATCGGGCACTTCATCCTCCTTGGGATCCTCGCCGCTCCGCTGCTCTGGCATGAGATCGAGAAGCGACAGTACGCCATGTCGCGACTCCTCTCGTTCATGGGGTCGGGCGACGCCCCAGAGGCGATCAACTTCCAGCTTCGACAGTCGCTCATCGCCGTCGGGTCCGGCGGTCTGCTCGGGAAGGGCTTCAGCGAAGGGCTCCAGCAGTACGGATGGGTGCCGTTCGGCTACAACGACTTCATCGCCAGCAACATCGGTGAGGAGTGGGGGTTCATCGGCATCACCTTCATCACGCTGGTCTTCGCGTTGTACACGTGGCTCGGCTTCCGGATTGCGCGCCAGGCGCGGTCGCGCTTTCTGCAGCTCGTCGCGATCGGCCTCACGTGTACCACGGCGATCACCGCGTACCTGCACATCGGCGTCGTGATCGGCCTCCTCCCGACCACGGGCCTCACGCTGCCGTTCGTCTCGTTCGGACGCTCGAACCTGGTGCTGAGCTTCGTGCTCACCGGGATCCTCGTGAACATCGGCAGCGCACGCGAGCGCCTGTACGGCGCGGCGGCCACCGATCCGGCCTAA